In Pithys albifrons albifrons isolate INPA30051 chromosome 16, PitAlb_v1, whole genome shotgun sequence, a genomic segment contains:
- the MRPS34 gene encoding small ribosomal subunit protein mS34 translates to MVRKKLHRPIAAMAKKVREYRALKNRPRDSQRFAVDYETMRRPLTQKRLPVRAWEDVRNENRLFALLCRLPRFGVGRTVTRKSWLCEYDEPCYWVITRVKVDYTAEDMDHGRAWGYLTFRGQTEEEVQEVGQAMYHDWRMVPKHEEEAFKKFTPVPEESVRFVPYPPLLRAMILAQWQKEGKPITEEPVIDLKKVLASAREQAKKKAVGTPV, encoded by the exons ATGGTCCGCAAGAAGCTGCACCGGCCGATCGCCGCCATGGCCAAGAAGGTGCGCGAGTACCGCGCGCTGAAGAACCGGCCGCGGGACTCGCAGCGCTTCGCCGTGGACTACGAGACCATGCGGCGGCCGCTGACGCAGAAGCGGCTGCCGGTGCGGGCCTGGGAGGACGTGCGGAACGAGAACCGGCTGTTCGCGCTGCTGTGCCGCCTGCCGCGCTTCGGCGTGGGCCGCACCGTCACCCGCAAGTCGTGGCTGTGCGAGTACGACGAGCCCTGTTACTGGGTCATCACCCGCGTCAAGGTCGACTACACGGCCGAG GACATGGACCATGGAAGAGCCTGGGGCTACCTGACCTTCCGAG GCCAAACGGAGGAGGAGGTGCAGGAGGTCGGCCAAGCCATGTACCATGACTGGCGGATGGTGCCCAAGCACGAGGAGGAGGCCTTCAAGAAGTTCACGCCGGTGCCCGAGGAGAGCGTTCGGTTCGTGCCGTACCCGCCCCTGCTCCGGGCCATGATCCTGGCACAGTGGCAGAAGGAGGGAAAGCCAATCACAGAGGAGCCAGTTATTGATCTGAAGAAGGTCCTGGCCTCAGCCCGAGAGCaggcaaagaaaaaagctgtaGGGACACCTGTGTAA